ATGCCACGGAGCGCCCTCGAGTCGGTCGATATCGACGTCTGCCTGCCCTTGGGCGAACTGCCCTCCGCCCTCGACCGCCTCGCCCGGCAGCCTGTGGCTAAGGAAGTCCCCATACCCGAAGACGTGATCCTGGAGTCTCAGATTGCCGAACGCGCGATGAGCGACATCGGCGTTATCGACACGATGGCCGAGAAAGCGCCCTTCGTCTGCCCCGAGTGCGGCGGCGGCCTCTGGGAGATGAAGAACGACACCGTGCTCCGCTACCGCTGCAACACCGGCCACGCCTACAGCAAAAACACGCTGCTGTCGAGCCAGAACAATGTTGTCGAGTCGGCCCTCTGGGCGGCGGTACGCTCCCTGGAAGAGCGGGCGGGCATCCTCTCGCGGATGGCCCGGAACAGCAGGGAGCGGGGCGGCAGGAGCAGCAGCGCCCGCGAGTGGGAGAAAGAGGCCGGGGAGTCGAAGGCGCACGCCCGGCAGATCAGGGACCTGATCATGAAGGGCTACGCCCCGCAAGAGGCCGTAACGGACAGAAGCTCTTAGCTCATGGCCGATGGCCCATAGCGTATCGTCTTTGGTCTATAGTCTGTGGCTGATGACTGATCGCTGAGAGCTGACGGCTGAGAGCTATGCCCTTTTGAAGTGATCCCCGAACGAGACGATGGCAGTGAGCACGACGAGGCAGCCGTTGAAGAGGTCGTCGATGGTGATGAACTCCTCGGTCGAGTGGACGTTCTGCATGCCGTTGGAGATGTTGAGGGCGGTGATGCCGTGGCGGTTGAATACGTTCGCATCCGAGCCGCCGCCGGTGCGCGCGGCGACCGGCGTGATGCCGCACGAGGCGAGCACACCGTGCATGAAGGAGAAGAACGCGTCCCGCTCGTCTATCCTGAACGCCCGGTACTCCTCCTGTTCCGTGATCGCGACGAGCGCGCCGCGCTGCGCAGCGATGCGGCGGGCGGTATCGAATATATCCCGCCTGATCGTCTCGATCCTCGCGTCGCTGTGGCTCCTGAACTCGCCCTTGATCACCGCCTCGTGCGGCACCACGTTCGTCGCCGTCCCTCCCCGGACAACGCCGATATTGGCGGTCGTCCCGGCATCGATCCTGCCGTCGGGCACTGCTGCGATGATCTCGGCCGCAACCCTGAGGGCATTGAGGCCGCGCTCGGGCTCGATGCCCGCGTGCGCCGCCCTCCCGGTAACCCGCATCTCGTAGGTATATTGGGTGGGAGCTGCAGTGATGAGCTTCCCTATGCCGCCGCTCGAGTCGAGCACCAGGGCGTGCCGGCTCGCGAGCCTGCCGAAGTCGAGCCGCTTCGCTCCCACGAGCCCCCGCTCCTCGGCAGAGGTGAAGACGATCTCGATATCGCCGTGCGGGATCGCGCGCTCGTCGAGCGCCGTCACCGCCTCGACGATCTGGGCGAGGGCGCTCTTGTCGTCCGCGCCGAGCACGGTGGGACCGGTGGTCCGCACTGCATCGCTGTCCACGGTGAAGCTGATCCCTGCCGTAGGCTCTATGGTGTCCATATGGGCGCTGAGGAGGAGCGGCGGGGTATTCGGTCTCTCTCCTTTTTTCAGGGCGATGAGGTTGAACGACTGCCCGTATTCCTGGAAGCGTACGCTGCATCCCGCCCCTTCGAGCATCCGGGCGAGGGCAGCGCCGATCTCCCGCTCCCCGAAGGAGGGCGCGTTGATGCGGACGAGCTCCGTAAAGGTCTCGACCAGCCGGCTGCGGTTGATATGAGGGGCGAACATGGGTGCTCCTTTCACTGCGGAGTGTTCCCTCTATTATATAATTTTTGCTGAAAGGAGTGGCCCTACGCGCCGCGGCGCATCAGCTCTCCGAATTCCCCGGCAGGCAGCGGGGCGCTGAAGAGGTGTCCCTGCATCTCGTCGCACCGGCTCGCCCTGAGGAACGAGAGCTGCTCCTCGGTCTCGACCCCTTCGGCCACGACCCTCATCTGCATGCTGTGCGCCAGGGAGGTTACGGCGGTGATGATCGCCCGGTCGTCGGGATCGGTGGCGATGTCGTGGATAAAGGAGCGGTCGATCTTGAGCCGCTGGACAGGGAGGCGCTTCAGGTGGATCACCGACGAGCAGCCGGTGCCGAAGTCGTCGATCGAGATGCGCAGCCCCTTCCGGGCCAGCTCGTTCAGGCGGGTGCTCGCTCTCTCGATGTTGCTCATGACGACACGCTCGGCGACCTCGATATCGAGGCACTCCGGGGTGAGCCCCGTCTCTTCCAATATGCCCGTTATGAGGGTGCCCAGTTCCGGGTGGTGGAGCTGACGCCCCGAGAGGTTCACGGTGATAAAGAGGCCGGACCATCCCTCCTCCTGCCATCCGCGCACCTGGGCGCATGCGGTCCTCAGCACCCACTCGTCGATGGCCGAGACGAGCCCGGTCTCCTCGGCGACCGGCAGGAAGCGCACGGGACCGAGGAGCCCCTCCTCGGGATGCTGCCATCGCACCAGCGCTTCGGCGCAGACGACCGTGCGGGAGGCGATATCGATCTGGGGCTGGTAATGCACGGTCAGTTCGCCCCGCTCGAGGGTCCGGCGCAGGTCGCTCTCTATCCGCACCCTCTCGACAGTCCGGCTGTTCAATTCGTCGCTGAAGAACTGGTAGGCGTTCCTGCCCCTCTCCTTGGCATGATACAGGGCGATATCCGCGTAGCGGAAGAGCGGCTCTATCTCTTCGGCATCGTCGGGATAGACGCTGATGCCGATGCTGGTGGTGATGGAGAGCTCGTGCCCGTTAACCGTATAGGGCTTCCGGAAAGCGTCCACGACCTTGCGGGCGATAAGGGCAATGTCCTCGGTATGGACGATATCGGCAAGGAGGATATTGAACTCGTCGCCGCCGATGCGCGCCACGGTGTCCGACTCCCTGACGCTCTCCCTGAGCCGTTCGGCGACCTCTTTGAGCAGTCTGTCGCCTGCCTCATGCCCCAGGGTGTCGTTGACCTCTTTGAAGCGGTCGAGGTCGAGGAAGAGGATCGCCAGCTTTTTAGCATGGCGGCGGGCCTGGGCTGTCTCGATGGTGACGATGTCGAGGAAGAGACGCCTGTTCGGCAGGCCGGTGAGCGCGTCGTGGTGCGCCATGTGCCTGATCTCCTCCTCCATAAGCATGCGGTCGGTGATATCGGTGTTCGTACCGAACCACCGCAGGATACGGTCCTGCTCGTCGCGGATCGGGATGGCCCGTGAGAGGAACCAGCGGTAGCGCCCGTCCTTCCCGCGGAGCGGAAAGGTGTCTTCCCACACCTCCCCGGTCCGGAAGCAGCGGCCGATCTTCTCGACGACGCGCTGCACGTGGTCGGGGTGATGCACCTTCCGCCAGCCCCATCCCTGCATCTCTTCGAGCGTGGTCCCCGTATAGTCGAACCAGCGTTTGTTATACCAGAAGATCCATCCCGATGCATCCGCCATCCAGGCGAGCTGGGCGATGTTGTCGGCCAGGGTCTGGAAGCGCTCCTTGCTCTCCCGGAGCGCCTCCTCGGCGCGCTTCCTTTCGGTGATATCGGTGGATACCCCTGCCATGCCGTAGATAGTCCCCGCTGCGTCGCGCAAAGGGAATTTCATGGAGATATAGGTGCGGCGCTCGCCTCCGGAGATGATGCTCTCCTCGTATTCGGCCGGCGCGCCCCGTTCGATCACCTCCCGGTCGTTGGCGCGGATCTCTTCCGCAATATCCCCGGGGAGAATGTCGTAATCGGTCTTGCCGATCATCCATTCCCTAGGGATGCCGAAGAGTCGGGCATATTCCTTGTTGATGAATATGAGGCGGCCTTCGAGGTCCTTCGAGTAGATGACCGCCGGGCTGTTGTCGGCGATCTCGGTGAGGAGGGCGCGGCTTTCCTCCAGCTCGCGCGTCCTCTCTTCGAATCGTTCTTCCAGCTCGGCATACGCCCTATCGATCGCTCCCTTCGCCCTTTCCTCCGTACGCCCCAAGCGGCAGATGAGCCGCCGCTTTCTCCTGCTGTCCGGAGCTCTCTCCGCCGCTTTCTTCCGATGGCCTGGCTTCTCTCCCTTGTCCATGAAATATTCCTTTCAAAGTGCGGGTATGTTGCGGCAGGTTGCCGAGGAGGGGCCGCAGCGCACGGGCACGCTCATCCGGCGTGCTGCACTGACAGGCATCGCGTCTACTTAAAGTGTAGCGTTTATCGAGCAGGAGTGCATGCCCCGATATGGCGGCGGGTGAGTGTGTGCGTGTTTTTTTTTTTTTTGGAACAACGCCTTACACGCGAAACGTATGGCGGGCTCCGCGGGATGCGCTGAGGGAAAGGGAACTGCTCGAACTTCCTATCGCTCGAAGTGATACAGGAGGTCGGCGCCGCCCAGCCGGCCTCTCTGCCTGCTTATGCCGCGTCTTTTTCCTGCGGTTTCACGCCGCCTCCGTGCGCCGCCTCTTTCTGTCCGAGGACGGGCTCTGCCGGACCGGGGATCGACAGGACGGGTATCTCTTCGCCCGTGTAGCGGGGCAGCGCCTCCTGATCTGCCTTGGCCCTGCATTCCCGTATGAGCCGGAGCATTTCCTTTACATAGCGCTGCTTGTTGAAGCGTTCGACTATCATTGCATATCCACTACGGGAAAGCCGCTCCCGCAGCTCCTTGTCGGAGAGGAGCGCCTCCATTTTCCGCCGGAGCTCGGCGGCGTCTCCCGGACGGTAGAGGAGCCCGCTCACGCCGTTCTCTATATAATCCCTGGCGCCGACCACATCGGCGACGATGACCGCTTTGCCGAACGCCATGGCTTCGAGAAACGAGGCCTGGCCCGTCGAGCGCTGCGTATCGTACAGGGGGATGACCACGAGCTCGGCTTTCTTCAGCAGCGCAATATACTGGTGATAAGGGATATCGCACAGCAGCTCGACCGATGAGGGCGGCCTTGCTGCGGCGACGTCCTGTCGTGATGCGATGACGATGATGCGCCTGCCCATGCCTTCTGCTGCGGAAAAGAGCGTGGGCCAGTCGCGCAGGCTCCGTCCGGCAGCTACGATCGATCCGTCGCTGTCCGGGATCATCTCGGGACGATCGATATTGGTGGGCCAGGGAATAAACCTGAGCCTGCTCTCGGGCAGCCCCAGGGCCCCGGCATACGCGCGCGCTTCGGCAGAGGCGTTCACCACCACGGCATCGACATCGCGGAGCGCGAAGCGCATGATCCCTGCCGAGATTTTTTTCAGGAGCGAGGGCCTCTCGCTCTTCTCGAAAAAGAACTCCTTGGCAAGGTGGACCCTTCCCCGCCTGCCCAGGAGGCGGCCGAGCAGGCCGTACACCATCGCCGCCCGGTGGCCGACGGTGACGATGATCTTGAACTCACGGGCAAAAAGATACAGGAGCAGGCCTGCTATGAAGCCGTTGCTGCGCAGCCGTTTGACGGCATCGGGATACCCCCTCTCGCTCAGCACGGCCAGGAGCGGCACTGCATGCGCCCTGTATTCCTCATTCCTGAAGCTGTCCTGGTTCTGTAGAATCCTGAAATCGCTCTTCGGCGCTGCCTGCTTTCTCTCTCTCATGGCCTGCTTGAAAGCAAGTGACGTGCCATGCGGCGCAGGGCGCTTTCCCTCGAAAGATCAACAAACGATAAGGCGCCGCGATCCCGTTCTGTAAGGAGCTCCGACGGGACGTGTAAAGCCCTCTTACACCCTTCAAGGGGCGAGGCGCTCCGTATGATCTCTCTCGCTCGAAGTGCCTACCGTTCGAACTGCCTATCGCTCGAATTGATACAGGAGGTCGGCGCCGCTCTCGACTCCTGACTCGACCCGCAGCTGGAGCCGCCTGCTGAGGTCGTAGCGGAGCAGGAGCCTGCCCGCCGGCTCGAAGAGGCCTATGCCGTAGCTCACGTAGAGCCGCGGAGAGAGATAGGTGCCGAGCACGAGTGCCGCCTCTTCTATCGTGGTGCCCTTCTCGATGCGGATATCCTGGATGCCGAAGGTTCTGCCGATGCGGCGCGCCAGGAACTCGCCGCCGCTGAGGGAGAGGGACGTGGCTGCCCGGTAGAGCAGCTGCCCCTCCTCGCTCGTCGCGCTCTGGAGGGGCTGGCCCAGGATGAGGTAGGAGAGTATCTGGGTCTGCTCCATGGTCGGCGTGGAAAACAGCGTAAGGCGCGGGTTCCTGAGATTTCCCTGGACCCTGACGCCGGCGGTTACGTCGCCGGCTTTCCGCACGGCGCTCATATCGAGCACGGGGTTCGTGACCGGTCCGCCGGCAAAGAGAAGACGCCCGCGGTCGATCTGGAGCGACCGGCCGTACGCCGTGTAGCGGCCGTTGACGATGGACAGCTCTCCCTGGGCGGTGGTGAGCTGCCCCGGCTCGTCCACGACGAGGACGCTCCCCCTGACGTTTCCGTTCAGCCCGAACCCGCTGAAGGAGACGCGGTCTCCGAGCACGATCCTGATACGGGCATAGATCTTCCACTCCTCTTCATCCCTCTTCTTTTTCCTCTCTTCCCTTTCGGAGACAATAACGACATCCTCCGAGACCGGCACCGCCGCAGCTCCGCTGCGCGGCGTTATCGACGCCTCGGGAATGAGCAGCTCGCCCGATGCCTCGACGCAGCGTCCTTTGATAGTCACCGCGATATCGGGCGAAGCGAGAATGCGCGCATCCGGTTTGCGATAGGCGAGGAACTCTCTCCCCGTAACCCGAAGAGAAAGGGACGGCGCCTGCCCGGGCCCCAGCGACGCGGTGCCGCTTACCGTTATGCTGCCGGGCCCCGAGAGAGCCCGCCCCTCGATCCTGAGCGGACCGCCACCGCTGCCCGAGGCGCTGAGCTGTATTCCCACGAGCCTGATGCCGAGGTCCGGCACGGTCGCCGCTCCTTGCTCCAGCGCGAGGCGTCCCGCAACCTGCGGCTCGGCCGCAGTGCCGGAAAAGGCGAGGTCGGCCTTCAGGAGGCCGCTCGTATTCTGAAGCGTGGGGACGAGAGCGGCGATGAGCCCGAGCTCTCTCAGCTCCGCGTTTATCGTCCCCTCTATCGCCTGGGTATTCCAGGAAAAAGTGAAATACAGGCAGAGCCGGGAAGAAGCATTCGCGAGACACCATTCTCCTGTCCTCACCGCACCGGTCGCCGTATTGACCGCCAGCGGTCCGGGAGAGGCGAGCGTCCAGGTGCCGTAGTCTTCGGTGATGAGGCGCGCCTGGGTCAGGCTGCCCTGCCAGACCTTGTCGCGGTATCCGCCTTCAGCCCGCAACGGGAGGGTGACCCGGCCGGTCCTGATCTCTGCGGAGAGCGTATGCGATGACAGCCTGCCGGTCCCCTTCAGCGCTGCTGCCCTGACCGTCTGTCCCGCGATACGCAGGCCGGCGGCGCTGAGATCGATACGCGACGGCCTGATATCCTGCATATCGAGTCCGACTTCTGCATCCAGGGCTTCCGCGCTATGGTTCCGGAAGGCGAGATTTCTGCCCGACAGGGCGGCTGCTATGAAGGGAGCGGCCCGCGGCCCGTTCACCGACCCGCTGCCCTTGAGCGATCCCCTGGCTGCAGGCAGGAGCGCATCCAGTTTGGGCGAGACGAGCTCCCACGAGAGATTCCAGGTATCGGCGACCGCTCCCGAAGCGGTGATCACGGTCCCTCCCGAGGAGAGCCGCGCCTTCTGCAGCCAGTAAGCGCTGCCGCTCATCGAGAGGCGCAGCGCTGCGGCGAGGGGATACCCGCGCACCTTCCCCCGCGCCTCCTGGAGATCGATCGTCGTCAGCACGGCGCCCGAACGGTCCTTGCCCGAGAGGGAGGCGCGAAGACCGATCGATCCCTGCCAGTCCGGCCACAGGACGCCGGGGTTGATTCCCTTCCCCCGTAGCGATACGGTCCAGTCGAGCGCGGGTCTCCAGGCAATGCTCCCGCTGCCGCTCACGGTCCCTTCCAGTGTCCTGCCCTGGAAGGTCTTCACCGTCACGGAGCTCGTATCTCCATGGCCGGCAGCGGTCCCGTGCGCGGTCCAGCGTATTCCCTCTCCTCCGGCAGCCGCCGTCTTCCCTTCGAGACCGAAATCGATGGTGAACCGGTAGGCGTCAGGAGAACCTGCTACGGTGAAGCTCCCTTGCGGGCTGGCGAGCGCGGGGTCCTTTCCCCGCAGCGGCCAGGTGAGGCCGCTCCACGACCCGCGGGCCGAGACCGGGTCCCGCCCTTTTTCGGGACCTGCGGGGACATACGTGCCGCTCAGCGTTGCCCTCGCCGTGCTCTCCTGCAGCGCCAGGACGAGGCGATGGACCGTCAGCTCTTCCTCGCCGCGGGAAAGGGAGACCTCGCCTTTCAGGGTTCCATAGCCGGTATCGGCAGCGGTGAAGTCTCCTTCCATGTCGAAGGATGAGCCGTAGCCCTGTCCCTTGAAGGCGCCTTGCAGGAGCACGGCAGGCCACTCCCCGCGTATCGTCCGGGGCGAGAGCTTCTGTATGCGGAGATGCGCTCCCCAGCGCAGCGTTGTAAAGGGATCGGCTATCACGGCCGTGACAGTCGCTTCGAACGGTGCGCGCAGCTGCTGGCGCACTATAAACCGTTCGAGCGTGCCCTCGGCGGCCCCGCCTCCCTCCATCCGAGGATACCCTTCGGACGCCGCTGTCCATTCGGCAGTGAGGTCGAACGGATAGTTCCGCGCCGTGCGCACTGAACCCTTCAGGCGTGCAGAGAGAGAAGGCATCTCTATATCCAGTTTCCGGATGCGGAGCGTCTGCATGAGGCCGGAGTCCATATCGAGAGCGATGCGGTTGATGATCACCGGAGGCGCTGGAGCGCCTCGCACGAGCGTGATATCGCTGAGCAGCGCATTCCGTACGGTGACCGCGAGCGGGAGACGGATCTCGGGAAGCTGCGGGGGAGAGGGGGCTTTCCCCTCTTCGGCGCCGGCGGTCGTAACGGTAATCCCCCTGGCGTTGAGCTCCGTCACATAGACCTCTCCCGAAAGGAGGAAATACGGCATCCAGTCGAGGGAGAGTCTTTCGAGCGTTACGGTTGTCCCGCCGGCGCGGTAGCGTACGCCGTTGAGCGAGAGCGGGCCTATCAGGCGGCCGCGGGCCTCCTCTATCGATACCTCGCCCGGCAGGAAGGTGACGAGCCGCGGCAAGAGCAACTGCAGCCCCCTTTCGGTCGCGACGAGGAACCCTATGCCGCCGGCGATGGCAGCGAGCAGGATCACCCCGCTGGCAGAGAGCGCGAGAAGGGCGCGTTTCATAGGTCCGGCCCGATATTCAGGTGAATGCGCCACTGCCGCTCGTCCGGCTCGGGGTCGAGCGCCAGGGCGACGTCGACGCGCACCAGCCCGACCGGGGATTTCCACCGCACCCCGACCCCTGCGCCCTGCTTCAGGGGATCGGAGAGGTTGTTGAGCGCGTTGCCCACATCGTAAAAGGCCGCGGCGCTCCAGGAGGAGGTGAGGCGGCGCTCGTACTCGACGCTGCCTTCGATGAGATGCTTGCCGCCGATCACGTTGCCGTCGCGCTTGGGCCCGAGCGTGTTATACCCGTATCCCCGGACGCTCCTGTCGCCGCCGGCAAAGAAACGCTGCGAGGCGGGCAGGTCCCTGAACCGTTCGACCTGGCTGAAGCCGAAGCCGGCGCGGAGCAGTACCCTTCCCGACCGCCAGGGCGAGCGGATGAACGAGGTGGCGGCCCGGAACTGGATGAAGGAGGTGTCGGAGAGGAGCGCCGTATGCGCGCCTTTCAGCTCGAGGGTTATCCTGCTGCCGTGGGTCACGTAGATCGGGTCGTTCGCCTTGTACCGGGTCCATATCGTCCCGGGGATGATGAGGCGCGAGCTGCCCTCCTCATCGCCCACACTGAAACGCTCCTGCTGGAGGTTGGTATAGAAAGTAGCCTGCCACTCGCCGCGCTTGCGGGTGTAGCTCGCGCCGAGCGCATAGATCCGGCTCTCGCTCGTCTTCGTATCCTCCTCGGAGATGCCCGTCGAAAATTCGAGGCGGTCGGTGCGGGGGTTTTTCATGGGGATGAGATACCGGGCGGTAAGGCTCTGCCTGATCTCGGAGAGCCGCAGCTCGCTGGTGAAGCGGTGTCCCCTGCGGTTCACCCGCCGGTTCTCCCAGCCGAGAATGGCGCGGAACCCGGTATCGGTACCGTAGCCCGCGCCGACAGTATACCTCTGACGCTTTCTCGGGACGAGCTTTACGTCTACGGGAACGGTCAGGTCCTCGGCTTCGGCATACCGGGGCTCCACCTCGACGGAGCTGAAATAGTCGCTGTCGCCGAGCGCATTCTGGAGCTCGAGCAGGCCGGAGAGCCGGAAGGGGTCTCCCTCATCAAAGGGAACATACCGCGCGAGGAATTCCGGCCGGAGCGCTTCCTGTTCGAAGGTCACCTCGCCGAAGCGGTAGAGCGGACCGGTGTCGAGATGCAGGGTGACGGCAGCGGTATGCCGCTCCGGATAGACCTCGACCACGCTCGTCAGGAACTCGGCATCGAGATATCCCTGATCGGTCGCCGCCTCGAGCAGCTCCTGCTTCGCCCTTTCGTAGCGGGGATGGACCAGGCGGTCTCCTATGCTTATGGGGAGATCTCTCCTCACCCGCTCGATCCGGTCGTTACCCGAGCCTTCGCCGGTTATTACCAGATCGATATCTCCGATGAGGACCGGTCTCCCCGGCTCCACGACATAGCGTGCGGTCCAGAGCCTGCCGCTCCGCACCAGGTCGGAGCGTATCTCGGGCGTATAGTAGCCGAAGGGCTGGAGCGCCCGCCTGATCTCTTCCGGGGCCCGCTCGTGCAGCCGTTCGATCCTTTCCGCTGTAAGGGCCTGATCGCTCTTTTCCTGCTCGATCGCGAGGAAGGAGAGGATGTTGCCCAGCAGCGGGTCCTCGACGCCGATTACTTCTACCGAGAGAGTTGCCGGTGAGAGAGCTGCACGCGGGGGCGCAGCGGGCTCTGCTGCCGATGCGTCCGGAGCGATCCGGAGGAGCAGCGCCAGGAGGAGGACCGGAAGCCTGATGAGTGCTCTGGAAATGGTCATGGACGCCCTCGCGCACAACTGCACAGCAGCCCTGTTCCCGATGAGTTGCCCGAAGCCTGCGGAGCCGAAGCGTACAGAGAGCGGTGCGCTGCACCGCTCGAAAAAGAGAAAACAAAACAACACTCTCATATTATAGCCGATCACCGGCAAAGACCCAACTGCGCGTACTTTCGATCGAATGTCCCATCGCTGTATAGGGATAATCGCATTAGTCCTTCTGAGCGAGGAGAGGGGAGGAGGCGAGTCATTTGCGCTCATTCTCGACGGGCATCCGGCCCGTCTCCGAGGCGGGGCAGCCCGCTCCCGCCATCCTGGCTCCGCTTGGGCTGCCCGTGCCGCTCCAAATGCCCCGCCTCCTCCCCTCTCCGGATCCATGGGGGCGCGGGGGGCGCATAGCTTCCGGGAAGAGAAGCTGTTACACTTGTATAACATCCCCTTTTTCTGTATTGTAGGAGCTTCATGCATCTGCCCGAGTGGATCAGAACAAAAACGACGGGGCTCCACGCCACCAGGCATGTCCTCAGAAACCACCGGCTCACCACGGTCTGCGAGGAGGCGCGCTGCCCGAACAGGGGCGTCTGCTTCTCGAAGCCGACCGCCACCTTCATGATTCTCGGGGACCGCTGCACCAGGAGCTGCGCCTTCTGTTCGGTACAGGAAGGGAGCGCAGCGTCAGGAGGGCCGGCAGAGGTCGATGCGGACGAGCCCGGACGGGTTGCTGCTGCCGCAGCCGAGCTCGGCTTGCGCTATGTGGTAGTCACCTCCGTGACGCGCGATGACCTTTCCGACGGCGGCGCAGCGCAGTTTGCGGCGACGATCAGGGAGGTGAGGGGGCTGCTCCCCGATGCAAAGGTCGAGGTGCTCACGCCTGACTTCAAGGGAGACCGGGAGGCCCTTGCCGTCGTGCTCGCCGCGAGACCCGATGTATTCAACCACAATGTCGAGACCGTGCCGAGGCTGTATCCCACGGTGCGGCCCCAGGCCGAATATCGGCGGTCGCTCGAGGCGCTGCGGAGCGCAAAGGAGATCGCGCCGGACATCATGACCAAATCAGGGCTGATGGTCGGCCTCGGCGAGACCATGGATGAGGTGCTCGCGCTCTTCGGCGACCTGAGGGCAGCGGGCTGCGATATCCTCACGGTGGGGCAGTATCTGAGGCCTGCAAAAAAGAATCTTCCTGTAGTAGAATACGTAAGGCCGGAGACCTTCGAGCTGCTCCGGCAGCGGGCGCTCGGCCTCGGCTTCGCATTCGTCGCCTCGGGTCCGCTGGTGCGGAGCTCGATGAATGCAGAAGAAATGTACGGTAGCCCATAGCCTTCAGCTCTCCGCTCACGGCAAAAGCAAACAGCTCACGGCTCAGAGGGTACATAGTTATTGCAGAGTGCTTTTTTAGTAACTTATTAGTCCTGGTGT
This is a stretch of genomic DNA from Nitrospirota bacterium. It encodes these proteins:
- a CDS encoding chemotaxis protein CheB; translated protein: MPGRSGNRVIALGASAGGIGALSKVIAALPEDIPAPLFIVQHVSPESPGVLDQILGRAGRLPVKYAEHGEHFHTGAVYIAPPDRHLIVKKDHLVLSRGPRENRTRPAVDPLFRSAAAAYGAHVVGVVLTGLLDDGTAGLATVKRCGGISCIQDPRDAEFPGMPRSALESVDIDVCLPLGELPSALDRLARQPVAKEVPIPEDVILESQIAERAMSDIGVIDTMAEKAPFVCPECGGGLWEMKNDTVLRYRCNTGHAYSKNTLLSSQNNVVESALWAAVRSLEERAGILSRMARNSRERGGRSSSAREWEKEAGESKAHARQIRDLIMKGYAPQEAVTDRSS
- a CDS encoding M20/M25/M40 family metallo-hydrolase; this encodes MFAPHINRSRLVETFTELVRINAPSFGEREIGAALARMLEGAGCSVRFQEYGQSFNLIALKKGERPNTPPLLLSAHMDTIEPTAGISFTVDSDAVRTTGPTVLGADDKSALAQIVEAVTALDERAIPHGDIEIVFTSAEERGLVGAKRLDFGRLASRHALVLDSSGGIGKLITAAPTQYTYEMRVTGRAAHAGIEPERGLNALRVAAEIIAAVPDGRIDAGTTANIGVVRGGTATNVVPHEAVIKGEFRSHSDARIETIRRDIFDTARRIAAQRGALVAITEQEEYRAFRIDERDAFFSFMHGVLASCGITPVAARTGGGSDANVFNRHGITALNISNGMQNVHSTEEFITIDDLFNGCLVVLTAIVSFGDHFKRA
- a CDS encoding EAL domain-containing protein, producing MDKGEKPGHRKKAAERAPDSRRKRRLICRLGRTEERAKGAIDRAYAELEERFEERTRELEESRALLTEIADNSPAVIYSKDLEGRLIFINKEYARLFGIPREWMIGKTDYDILPGDIAEEIRANDREVIERGAPAEYEESIISGGERRTYISMKFPLRDAAGTIYGMAGVSTDITERKRAEEALRESKERFQTLADNIAQLAWMADASGWIFWYNKRWFDYTGTTLEEMQGWGWRKVHHPDHVQRVVEKIGRCFRTGEVWEDTFPLRGKDGRYRWFLSRAIPIRDEQDRILRWFGTNTDITDRMLMEEEIRHMAHHDALTGLPNRRLFLDIVTIETAQARRHAKKLAILFLDLDRFKEVNDTLGHEAGDRLLKEVAERLRESVRESDTVARIGGDEFNILLADIVHTEDIALIARKVVDAFRKPYTVNGHELSITTSIGISVYPDDAEEIEPLFRYADIALYHAKERGRNAYQFFSDELNSRTVERVRIESDLRRTLERGELTVHYQPQIDIASRTVVCAEALVRWQHPEEGLLGPVRFLPVAEETGLVSAIDEWVLRTACAQVRGWQEEGWSGLFITVNLSGRQLHHPELGTLITGILEETGLTPECLDIEVAERVVMSNIERASTRLNELARKGLRISIDDFGTGCSSVIHLKRLPVQRLKIDRSFIHDIATDPDDRAIITAVTSLAHSMQMRVVAEGVETEEQLSFLRASRCDEMQGHLFSAPLPAGEFGELMRRGA
- a CDS encoding glycosyltransferase family 4 protein; translated protein: MRERKQAAPKSDFRILQNQDSFRNEEYRAHAVPLLAVLSERGYPDAVKRLRSNGFIAGLLLYLFAREFKIIVTVGHRAAMVYGLLGRLLGRRGRVHLAKEFFFEKSERPSLLKKISAGIMRFALRDVDAVVVNASAEARAYAGALGLPESRLRFIPWPTNIDRPEMIPDSDGSIVAAGRSLRDWPTLFSAAEGMGRRIIVIASRQDVAAARPPSSVELLCDIPYHQYIALLKKAELVVIPLYDTQRSTGQASFLEAMAFGKAVIVADVVGARDYIENGVSGLLYRPGDAAELRRKMEALLSDKELRERLSRSGYAMIVERFNKQRYVKEMLRLIRECRAKADQEALPRYTGEEIPVLSIPGPAEPVLGQKEAAHGGGVKPQEKDAA
- a CDS encoding translocation/assembly module TamB domain-containing protein, with amino-acid sequence MKRALLALSASGVILLAAIAGGIGFLVATERGLQLLLPRLVTFLPGEVSIEEARGRLIGPLSLNGVRYRAGGTTVTLERLSLDWMPYFLLSGEVYVTELNARGITVTTAGAEEGKAPSPPQLPEIRLPLAVTVRNALLSDITLVRGAPAPPVIINRIALDMDSGLMQTLRIRKLDIEMPSLSARLKGSVRTARNYPFDLTAEWTAASEGYPRMEGGGAAEGTLERFIVRQQLRAPFEATVTAVIADPFTTLRWGAHLRIQKLSPRTIRGEWPAVLLQGAFKGQGYGSSFDMEGDFTAADTGYGTLKGEVSLSRGEEELTVHRLVLALQESTARATLSGTYVPAGPEKGRDPVSARGSWSGLTWPLRGKDPALASPQGSFTVAGSPDAYRFTIDFGLEGKTAAAGGEGIRWTAHGTAAGHGDTSSVTVKTFQGRTLEGTVSGSGSIAWRPALDWTVSLRGKGINPGVLWPDWQGSIGLRASLSGKDRSGAVLTTIDLQEARGKVRGYPLAAALRLSMSGSAYWLQKARLSSGGTVITASGAVADTWNLSWELVSPKLDALLPAARGSLKGSGSVNGPRAAPFIAAALSGRNLAFRNHSAEALDAEVGLDMQDIRPSRIDLSAAGLRIAGQTVRAAALKGTGRLSSHTLSAEIRTGRVTLPLRAEGGYRDKVWQGSLTQARLITEDYGTWTLASPGPLAVNTATGAVRTGEWCLANASSRLCLYFTFSWNTQAIEGTINAELRELGLIAALVPTLQNTSGLLKADLAFSGTAAEPQVAGRLALEQGAATVPDLGIRLVGIQLSASGSGGGPLRIEGRALSGPGSITVSGTASLGPGQAPSLSLRVTGREFLAYRKPDARILASPDIAVTIKGRCVEASGELLIPEASITPRSGAAAVPVSEDVVIVSEREERKKKRDEEEWKIYARIRIVLGDRVSFSGFGLNGNVRGSVLVVDEPGQLTTAQGELSIVNGRYTAYGRSLQIDRGRLLFAGGPVTNPVLDMSAVRKAGDVTAGVRVQGNLRNPRLTLFSTPTMEQTQILSYLILGQPLQSATSEEGQLLYRAATSLSLSGGEFLARRIGRTFGIQDIRIEKGTTIEEAALVLGTYLSPRLYVSYGIGLFEPAGRLLLRYDLSRRLQLRVESGVESGADLLYQFER